The nucleotide window AGAAAGAGGCTTAGGGAGAAAAGACTGCAAGATGCTTAATTCTTTGTTTTCTTTTTGGACAAGATCTTCTCGTCCTCCCTTAGAAAACATTTCAATCGCTTCCCTGCACTGTTTAACCGCAGTAGAAACGATCTTGAGGACTTCTTCTTCCGTGAGAGTTTGCCCCTTGCCTTTCTCGATCTCTTTGTTCTTCAACGTTGCACGCAGAAGACGAATGACACCCACACGGTCGGTGTCACCGGCCCGCATGCCCGCCTTCATCTCTTCCACAAATCGCTCTTGAAGCCCCACCATCCCTCCACCTTCGGCCACAGGAACCGAGATATACACATGCCATGGTAAACCCTCAAAATAACAAAAAC belongs to Candidatus Manganitrophaceae bacterium and includes:
- a CDS encoding GatB/YqeY domain-containing protein — translated: MVGLQERFVEEMKAGMRAGDTDRVGVIRLLRATLKNKEIEKGKGQTLTEEEVLKIVSTAVKQCREAIEMFSKGGREDLVQKENKELSILQSFLPKPLSEEELRTRVEEAIVASGAKGMKQMGLVMKRVMPGLLGRAEGTIVRKMVQACLEPK